A stretch of DNA from Streptomyces gobiensis:
AAATCAACAAACCATTGAACGGCACGCCGAAGACCGCCGTCGTGACCGGTGCGGGCTCGGGCATCGGCCGCTCCGTGGCACTGGCGCTGGCCGAGGCGGGCTGGGCGGTGGCGCTGGCGGGGCGGCGTGAGTCAGCGCTGGCGGAGACGGCCGGTCTGGCGGCGCCCGAAGGACCGGTCGCGGTCATCCCCACCGATGTCACCGACCCCACCTCCGTCACCACGCTCTTCAACACGACACAAGAACACTTCGGCCGGATCGACCTGCTCTTTAACAACGCGGGCGTATTCGGGCCAGCCGTACCACTGGAAGAGCTGGCCTATGACGACTGGCGCTCCGTCGTCGACACCAATCTGACCGGGGCCTTTCTCTGTGCTCAGGCCGCCTTCCAGGCCATGAAGACACAGTCCCCGCAGGGTGGCCGGATCATCAACAATGGCTCGATCTCCGCTCACACCCCACGCCCGCATTCCATCGCCTACACCGCCACCAAGCACGCCGTGACCGGTCTGACCAAATCGCTCTCCCTGGACGGCCGCGCCTACGGCATCGCCTGCGGACAGATCGACATCGGCAACGCGGCGACCGAGCTCACCGCCCGTATGCAGGCGGGAATTCTTCAGGCGAACGGCACCACGGCGGTCGAGCCGGTGATGGACGCGATGGATGTCGCGCGGACAGTGGTGCATATGGCTTCGCTGCCGCTGGAAGCGAACATCCAGTTCGCCACGGTAATGGCAACCGCGATGCCGTATATCGGACGCGGCTGACAATTTAGCTGCGCACCGCCCGTAACTGTCGACTACTCCAGCGTAACGAGATAGCTTGCTGTAGTCGCCGCCACACCAAGAGCACACGGCTCTTACGGGACTAGCGGCGCCAGGGGGTTTTACCGTGCGTACATGTCGTTAGCCGACATTCCACTGCTCTGGGAAGGGCAGTAGGCACTACGCGCCGCTCTCCGCTCCTCCGTCCGAGCGGACCCACACAGCATCGACCC
This window harbors:
- a CDS encoding SDR family oxidoreductase codes for the protein MTPEINKPLNGTPKTAVVTGAGSGIGRSVALALAEAGWAVALAGRRESALAETAGLAAPEGPVAVIPTDVTDPTSVTTLFNTTQEHFGRIDLLFNNAGVFGPAVPLEELAYDDWRSVVDTNLTGAFLCAQAAFQAMKTQSPQGGRIINNGSISAHTPRPHSIAYTATKHAVTGLTKSLSLDGRAYGIACGQIDIGNAATELTARMQAGILQANGTTAVEPVMDAMDVARTVVHMASLPLEANIQFATVMATAMPYIGRG